Part of the Misgurnus anguillicaudatus chromosome 25, ASM2758022v2, whole genome shotgun sequence genome, AGTGCTACATCTAATGAGCCGCAACTGACAAAACATCAATAACAGCTTTAACTTGGCAAGTTACCAAAGTATAAGCAGGATAATCCCTTACTTGTTGTCTTTTTGTCGGCAATCATAAGCAGAGAACAGAGGATACTATGTAAACATAAAACCATCAACGTCACGTTTTAAACAGTCAATATCCAAAActtcaaagaaataataaaaaatgaccCTTCAAAGCATTCGTTTTCCCACTAGAATGAGAATTTTGTCATTAATTAATAATTACTCACCTTTATGTTGTTCCACACCTGTAGGACATTTATCTTGAGAACACAAATtgctatattttttatgaaatccGAGAACTCCCATAGACAGCAATGAAACTTACCACTTTCAAGGCCCAGAAAGGCAGTGAAATATTCTGTTAAATTAGATCATTTGACTACAGTGTTTCAATCTTCATTTCATGAAGTGACGAAAATAATTTTGGTGCTTAAAAAGTCAGTCCCTGACAAAAGCAGCACAAAGATGTATTGTAGACGATAGCCATAGATACATAGAGGGCCAATTAACGACTCACATTTATAGAGTTGAATGAAGCATATATTTGTCTATGGCTGATACACAATGGCAGTGTTTAATGCATCACATGCATGTGCTGCTTTCGTGAATATGCATCGAGGACTTTATGAGCACAAAAAGTATTCATGAAATGAAGTCTGAACCATTGTAGTCGCATGGAATATTCAATGTCTTTACTTCCTTTTCTGGGCCTAGAAAGTTGTTGAGTTACTTTCTATGCAGCAGATCACACAGAACACGCTCTAAACGTTTGAAAACGTGAGGTGCCTGGTTAAAACCAGACCATTCTCAGTAGTAactgagttatggtctggcaaagcttcataaacaaataatttccAAAGGGGCTTCACCAATGGACCTCACCCAAATGCCTCTGGGcgcaattggatagacctaaaacCAATCAGAGCGATGAAGAGGATGATGTATGCACCACTACCAGAGGGCTCGCCGCTCTCGCTAAGACCCATTCGTTTAGCCACCAAAGTTGCAACTTGCAAGCTGGTATATCAGACTTTTCCCGAATCCAGTCGGTAAGACAGCGATAACATCTTCTTTAGATATGAAGGCTTTGAGTGTTGTTCTTTGCTCGGGGTTTAACgaaaaggaaaagtttaaatCGCTTAAAACAGACGCGATAGCTAATTCGAACGAGTGATGTTTTACAGTGGCATCCACCTGtgtaatgtacaaaatctgcATTAACGTTGTCGCTGTACTGTCGTCATCGTGTAAAGCCCGCCCCAACGTTTCTGATTGGTGCCGCGATTTTTTGGCATTAGAAATGGGCTTGAATGGCCTCTTTTTGCCAGACTACTTCcagagcaaatctaaatttgccGGAAGTTGTCGGGGTTTTCTAGGCTAGAGGTGGACAGCACTGCGTTTATTTGATTGACTTCAGAAAAGAGCAGTAATGTGcgttttttatattgctaggcaataCACGTGAATGGCGCGGTGCGAAAGGGGCAGAAAGTGCGGATGGCGAGTTATGCGCGAATTGAGTGTTGCCACGGGAATCGcgatttaaaaaatctgaaatttgGCGGATATCACACTGCGGTAACCAATatggagcttgctctagtagtcaTGTGATTACAGCGAGCAAGCGGAGTCGAAGAAGCCCGTCCCATGAAGTGAATTTCTGTGTGAATTTCTCGAATTTCACGCGCAAAAAGCGAGTAAACTCGAAATGTTCAAGCGTCTAACTACGCGTGAATACAGTTACGGTTGtggaacgacatgaggatgGGTAATTAATGACAAAAAGCATTCTTGAATAAACTAACCctttaattaatatataaaatatctaTAGGGgattgtgtatatatttatttgtttttatttgtttttttcttaattacacATTTTACCTCAGATTAATTTGATTTGGGAATTTATTAACTCTTTAATTCATAAATGTGGAATacttatttaaaatttaaaccATTAGACTACTTAAATGCAACAGCATATTGTGTGCAAATTCATCTGGAAGgaagtgggcgtgtccagcTATTCAACACAGTTAAGAAAAgttcaactttatgcaaatgatgagcgactTTCAGGAGCAACTACAAATAGTAGTGAAGCAGTGTTGAGCAGTTCACTCCATCCGTCTTTTGTCATTTACTTGAGAGGATGATTACTCATTGGTTTATAATTGTTACCAGGACTACCAGAATTAGGAACGCCTCCTAAagacctcattgaaagagatggGTGGCCTAATCTAGGCCTAGACAAAGTTGCTGGCAATGTGCACAGAGCATAAAGTTGCAAGCTAACGaagtttgttgttttaatttaaaacgttaacatattttaacaaaattttcatttcatATCTTCACCAGCTGAATGCATTGGTCAGCGGCAGTTTCGAGACCAGTATTTTGACACTCCAGATTTCATCCTTACACTAAAAGATTTCTGGTTGAGGTGCCGAGAGGGAACGTGGGAGCTGAAATGCCCTACGGTTTGGGGGAGTGAACCAGTGAATGAAACTGAGACCTTGTGCACACGATACAAGGAGATAACCAGTTTTCCTCTGGTTCAGTCAGAGGTCAGGAGAATAATCAGAGCGCACACCGCAGAAGGGAGTGAATCAAATTCCTCACAAAGGGAACAAATTGACAAAGTCGGAGAAAACGAGGGCACAGACAGCTGTCCAACAGATGATAAAAAGTGGCTGATTGACCTGAATCTAGTCTGTTTTGCTGAGTACAAGACGGTGCGCTGTTCCTACAAACTAGAAAGAGAAGAAGGGGCAGTGCGTGTGGATCTGGACAAGGCTGATTTCGATTATTGTGTGGGGGAGATTGAAGTGCTGGTGCCGGAAGGTGGTGATGTTAATTCAGCTCTGCAAAGAGTTACAAAGATTGCTGCCGAACTGGGTGAgctaatatgtgtgtgtattgtcaTATATGCTATTACATGTTTTTGAGATATCAAAGTGATTAAACACAGACACTGTTGTATCAGTTTTAAAGTGTATAATAATACCACTTTAATCGTAACTTAAGAGAAAATCATAACAAACATAAATGTTtctgtattttataaaacatgttaaaatttaagaaaaaaatacttaattttaataattctttataaaaaattttATAATCTGTATTTATGTTGTCTGTCTCTTTAGGTTTAAGTAGTGAGAAGAAAGTAAAGGGGAAAATGGATGTCTACCTTCAAAGATATCGACCTGACCAATATGCGACACTCGTTAGTGCTCATATTTTATGAGAAAATCACTAAAAACATACACGGCGGTGTACATGACTTCTAATTTAATTAAAGATATTGGCTCTATTAAAAAATCTTTCATGGCAACATATAATGTACCCTATAATATAATTCTAATACAGGTTATGTAAAGAAATTATGGGTCAAAATACAGTACTTGTTCAAAATCACATCCCTTTCAGTTGAAAtgtacatttgtgtgtgtgtgtgtgtgtgttgggaaCAAACCAATGACCTCTGCTAGTGCAATGCTCTACTAATTGAGCGACAGGAACAGGTTATAACCCATTTATGGCGGCAATTGCTGTCACCGCTGTAAAAACAACAGTATGTCCAATTGGGAAAAAGAACCAAATGTAGTCATCATTTGGCCATGTTAACAATGCACCGCAAAACGCTAGCCATCCTCATTGTTAGTGGAGCTGTAAATCTGAAGAATTAATATGAATACTCTTCAAACAAACAAAGTTTAGTACTCCTGTTCTGTTTGTGAAACTAATTCATATTATCAGCAGGCATATGTTAAGTTATCCAACATTGAATTAttttatgtaatgttttaataattttaatccaattaaaaatgtacataaaaACATGACATGAGTCTTTGTGATTTGTTTTAGAGGCAACAAACCCCAACATTCTGAAGTCTCATTTACTTGATCCAACAACTGCCAACAGGGGTTTTATActgagatgtgtttgttgcatcagtCTGAATTGGCCTCAAAATTCTAGTTTGAgttgtcttaaaggggacaatctgactttttccatgtttatgtgctataattggacccccagtgcttctgtcaacctagaaaatcttaacaactcagtaacttagttttggtaaaccattctctggaaacatgtaaaaaataggtcatgAGTATAggtaaaatttggctccccttgtgatgtcagaaaggggatcttattataaaaataccaccccttaatctgcactatccaaccacggcactgacattcagtgcagagatcagcttagcatttaaagggacacaccctaaaacggcacatttttactcacacctacaaagtggcaattttaacctgctataataaataatgtatatgctattttgagctagaacttcacatacttactctggggacaccaaagatgtattttacattttacatttctttttgtagaatgtcccctttaaagtcgaaattacattttttttaaatgatttacctgtgagctttaaaatatatatatatgaggccttataatctttaataaaaaaaaaaacgcaaatcacgatctctctttacttccggtcatatggtatggcaggtgggtggggtccgggaaaagattgcagcgattagcaacatgacccaactttaaataatgcaatcagttctcgatggatgaattcaaatccagccccaCCTTTTCTCATTTCAAAAGCCGTTTCAATCAGATATACATCACCACAGGGCAAaaaagacaatcgctacttGCGTTTCATGACGACtttaactgaaaacagcttacactgactgacatatcttaaaatatatcattgccattgttttgtctcaagatgcacaccagtattgtttttttgtaaggtatgtttgtaaaaactacttaaaagtcctaatataactaaggcctagcctggcttaatctaaactctgtctgggaaaccgcaccataaaatgtattttcatatGGGGTATGTTGTTTATAAGTAACGTTGTATGTTTAAGCAACAAAATcattatcttttaaaacttCTTTTGTTTAATTTGTTATTATACTGATGTGCACTTATAATATTactatttttgtaaaaaaaaaaggggggggtaatttttaaccttTTCCACTTTGTTTCTCAATGGTTGTTTTCCCTTTTGATTCCTCACTCCTATAAATATTTAGTATTATTGACTATTCAGAATTTGTTTGAGTTTTTTGTGCCTGTACATTGATACTTCCCTTTCAATTTAAGTAGGttatggccgtttctcaatctgaaggctgcagcctgcggaggtcgcatatgcaggttgcatacgtcatcaagcctggtttattgtGAACTGgtcattacattcgcaagtcatcataagcatattacaacaatttacgatgaACTAagaatagtcaactttataattattaatattctgaaataatatttcagtcttgatgacgtatgcagcctacatatgcgacctccggagactgcagccttcagattgagaaacggcccaTGCTTGCAATCAGTTATCTAGGTTATCAGTAGATGGCAGTAATGCACTATTAATTGTTAATGGCCAATACCTACCAGAAAAATACATCTGAAAACATGCAAGTAAGCGAAGCAAACCTACTAAGATGTCAATAGGAATTTAACTGTAATGCTGCTTGAAaaataatatgtaaataaagGCATTACTTACAGTCTGAGGGATTCTTATGGGCTCCAAAATAGTCGGTATAGCCCTCTCCTTAAGCAGAAGTTTTTGGGCAAATCCAGCATCGTGTTGcgatttgtttttaaaacaatcGATGGTGAAATGCAATGAACAAACCCGCAAGTCAGGACTGACGTAACTACGACTTGCTTTAAAAATGAACTGAATCCATGTATTCCTGTCGTCAGGATCCTTTGGAAGCCTATGCAAGGACGTTCTCCTTTCACAGCCAGGAATAGCACAACGTTTGGTTGGCATTGCAATGTAAATGCATTACAATCTTATCgttattataaacaataaaacCGCTCGCTCCGTAACGACTGTATAACAGTGGGAGTGGGCGTGACAACGATGCAATGATATGGTTGTATTGGTGTCATATGCAAATGATTTTACCCGTGTGACGCCACAAACCCCCCAAGAGCGTGCGGCATTCTTGACGTAGTTTTGTAGGCTAAAAATAGTTATTTCCTCTTCCACTGTCGCGAATTCAGTGGGGTTTTAGACGAGTTTATGGTTAAATGTCTGAGATAATGAtcacaagctaaatataatttCACGATTGATTTCACgacaaaaatacatcatccaGTAATAAAACTACAAGAGTCGAGGAATTTAAACGTCATCACGCattaaaaaacctttaaaaaataattaaaatacatttcacacaaaacatggaGAATTATTCACAGAGTAAGTTGGGTATCTTTCATGACACTTGTTTGTAAATAAACTCTGAAAGAATTGTTTGAAGCTTGGTGGTGACGTTAATGTCGAGCGACCGTTGTGTAGTTCGTTTATAACCGTTATCTTTTAATTTCTGGCGATtgtatttgtgcttaaaaattTATTTGTGCGTGAGTGTATTTTTGAAGATAACATTGATTGATTAAACTTGTAAGTATCgtgatttcttttttaaatcaaaaccataaactgtaaaaaataaaaacccaCAGAGATGCTTACTTTCGCGTTGGCCTACGTCATCACTACAACCACCGATTTGAGCttgattacatttatttatttatttatttgattacatacatttttttaattacgtTTGAATCAATGACACGTAAAAGATTTATTATACCAATAATTCTTATTGGATTTAACATCTTTATTTATTGTCATCTATAAAATACATTCCTATTTTGTTTATTGATCTCGAGAATGATGGGGTAGAGGcagctaaataaataacaaacgATAAACCAGGAACATGCTAAGAATAAACAATAACAGAAAATCagtataaattataaaaaagctCAATAAAAATGTGATACTTCATGTCCTCACCCATTTGTATTATACTATTATATCATATATTAAATAGTGCATACACAGTTTTTGTTCTTTGTAATGCTCTGTGTTGACCAAAATAGCTTTGCATATTGTAAAAATGCATTGAGTGGTCAGTAGAGGACGCTGTTTGCATTCTTATAACATGATCACTCGGCAGTGGGCGCAATGTTTCTTTGAAAATCAGTGGCAGAATAGTAtaaacattttttcaaataaCCTAATTCATTAACAATGGTTTAAGCCATTTCAGCAATGACAAACATATTATAGACACTGCACAGAAACTTCCAATGCACACAGTGCATTTATATTTAGATTTAATTTGTAACAATGTAGTTATCTCCGGAACAATAATAAGTAGCATGGTCCTTCATCACCACATCCGGTTTATATTCTTAACTAATTGTAGTGAATAAAACTTAACTCAATAACACAAATAGACAAATGGGGAATTTACAGACtttttataaatttaaaaattTATAACTTTTTTGGGGGTGTTTGTTGCTTTACCTCActttctgatctaatttaaagGAGAAGTTCACCCTAAAATGGCTCCATTCACTTGACCATAATAATTTTTATCAATGGGTCccaattttggggtgaactacccctttattaaaaataaatttttgatccataaaataattatttatataaaatttgtatttgtctacaaataatatatccattttaaagcattaaagcacaagtttttatatgtatttatattttttataagtaaCAAATTCAGTCATCTGTGTAAAACCATTTGGCTTGTGTAGCGTATACTATAATaagtcatttaaaataaaataaaaatagtatCACAATATAAACA contains:
- the thtpa gene encoding thiamine-triphosphatase → MTVEVERKFVCDAEVTRKLLDIGAECIGQRQFRDQYFDTPDFILTLKDFWLRCREGTWELKCPTVWGSEPVNETETLCTRYKEITSFPLVQSEVRRIIRAHTAEGSESNSSQREQIDKVGENEGTDSCPTDDKKWLIDLNLVCFAEYKTVRCSYKLEREEGAVRVDLDKADFDYCVGEIEVLVPEGGDVNSALQRVTKIAAELGLSSEKKVKGKMDVYLQRYRPDQYATLVSAHIL